A single region of the Gossypium arboreum isolate Shixiya-1 chromosome 12, ASM2569848v2, whole genome shotgun sequence genome encodes:
- the LOC108478152 gene encoding berberine bridge enzyme-like 28 — MFPFLIVVLFSLSWKISDSTQPAEEFLHCLSLRFHNSSSISELVYTQHNSSYSSVLKSSAQNFRLSTPSTPTPLVIITPLHASHIQATVHCCKKHGLQLRIRSGGHDFEGLSYTTTYEVPFVVIDLLNLRSVRINVEKGTAWFESGAKVGELYYEIAKRSRTLAFPAGIGHTVGVGGHLSGGGFGLLFRKYGLAADNVIDARLIDVKERILDRKSMGEDLFWAIRGGGGGSFGIVLAWKLKLVAVPAIVTVFTVSKTLEQNATKLVHRWQYIAHKLPKEIHMSIGISRVKSNENEKMTIQASFRAVFLGSTDELLPLMEEKFPQLGIVKEDCFEMGWAESNLYSTQFPIGVPLETLLNRNRKSILSKLFFKAKSDYVKQPIPETTFEGLWTKFYKEEAQSAIMVFVAYGGKMDEILETETPFPHRAGNLYSISYMVDWEEEENKNPEKFMSWIRRIHNYMTPYVSKSPREVYVNFRDLDIGTNEINDKENSHEQAKIWGIKYFKNNFDRLVNGKTMIDPENFFRHEQSVPPLPCLLKKGANSNSLGSL, encoded by the coding sequence ATGTTCCCATTTCTTATTgttgttttattttccttgtcATGGAAAATTAGTGATTCAACTCAGCCAGCTGAGGAATTTCTTCATTGCCTTTCCCTTCGTTTTCACAACTCTTCTTCCATATCAGAACTCGTTTACACACAACATAATTCATCATACTCCTCTGTTTTGAAGTCATCAGCTCAAAATTTCAGATTATCAACACCATCTACGCCTACACCTTTGGTCATTATAACACCACTCCACGCATCCCACATCCAAGCAACTGTTCATTGTTGCAAAAAACATGGACTGCAACTCAGAATTCGAAGTGGGGGTCATGATTTTGAGGGTCTTTCTTATACTACAACTTATGAAGTTCCGTTTGTGGTGATCGATTTGTTGAATCTTCGATCCGTTCGGATTAATGTTGAAAAAGGTACAGCATGGTTTGAATCCGGTGCAAAAGTTGGTGAATTGTACTATGAAATTGCTAAGAGAAGTAGAACGCTTGCCTTTCCTGCTGGTATTGGACACACCGTGGGTGTTGGTGGGCATTTGAGTGGAGGTGGCTTTGGCTTATTATTTCGAAAATATGGTCTTGCTGCTGACAATGTAATCGATGCTCGTTTAATCGATGTTAAAGAGAGAATTCTTGATAGAAAATCAATGGGAGAAGATTTGTTTTGGGCCATTCGAGGTGGTGGTGGGGGTAGCTTTGGGATAGTCCTTGCTTGGAAATTGAAATTAGTTGCAGTTCCAGCTATTGTTACTGTTTTTACAGTAAGCAAAACGTTAGAGCAAAATGCAACCAAACTTGTTCATCGATGGCAGTATATTGCGCACAAGCTTCCCAAAGAAATCCACATGAGCATTGGTATATCAAGGGTGAAATCAAATGAAAATGAGAAGATGACAATTCAAGCAAGTTTTAGAGCTGTATTTCTTGGAAGCACTGATGAGCTTCTTCCACTGATGGAAGAGAAATTCCCTCAACTTGGAATAGTGAAAGAAGATTGCTTTGAAATGGGTTGGGCTGAATCTAATCTTTACTCTACCCAATTTCCAATCGGAGTACCGTTGGAAACTTTACTCAATAGGAACCGTAAGTCAATTCTTTCAAAATTGTTCTTTAAAGCAAAATCTGATTATGTAAAACAGCCTATTCCTGAAACAACATTTGAAGGATTGTGGACCAAGTTTTACAAGGAAGAAGCGCAATCAGCAATTATGGTATTTGTGGCTTATGGAGGGAAGATGGATGAGATTCTCGAGACTGAAACTCCATTTCCTCACAGAGCTGGCAACCTCTACAGCATATCATACATGGTGGATTGGGAAGAAGAGGAAAATAAAAACCCTGAGAAGTTCATGAGTTGGATAAGGAGAATTCACAATTACATGACGCCATATGTTTCAAAATCTCCGCGAGAAGTGTATGTTAATTTCAGAGACCTTGATATTGGGACTAATGAAATTAATGACAAAGAAAATAGCCACGAACAAGCCAAGATTTGGGGTATTAAatactttaaaaacaattttgACAGGTTAGTCAATGGAAAAACAATGATTGATCCTGAAAATTTCTTCAGGCATGAACAAAG